One Canis aureus isolate CA01 chromosome 38, VMU_Caureus_v.1.0, whole genome shotgun sequence DNA segment encodes these proteins:
- the KIRREL1 gene encoding kin of IRRE-like protein 1 isoform X1 gives MLSLLVWILTLSDTFSQGTQTRFSQEPADQTVVAGQRAVLPCVLLNYSGIVQWTKDGLALGMGQGLKAWPRYRVVGSADAGQYNLEITDAELSDDASYECQATEAALRSRRAKLTVLIPPEDTRIDGGPVLLLQAGTPHNLTCRAFNAKPAATIIWFRDGTQQEGAVASTELLKDGKRETTVSQLLINPTDLDIGRVFTCRSVNEAVPTGKETSIELDVHHPPTVTLSIEPQTVQEGERVVFTCQATANPEILGYRWAKGGFVIEDAHESRYETNVDYSFFTEPVSCEVHNKVGSTNVSTLVNVHFAPRIVVDPKPTTTDIGSDVTLTCVWVGNPPLTLTWTKKDSNMGPRPPGSPPEAALSAQVLSNSNQLLLKSVTQADAGTYTCRAIVPRIGVAEREVPLYVNGPPIISSEAVQYAVRGDGGKVECFIGSTPPPDRIAWAWKENFLEVGTLERYTVERTNSGSGVLSTLTINNVMEADFQTHYNCTAWNSFGPGTAIIQLEEREVLPVGVIAGATIGAGVLLTFFFIALVFFLYRRRKGSRKDVTLRKLDIKVETVNREPLTMHSDREDDTASVSTATRVMKAIYSSFKDDVDLKQDLRCDAMDTREEYEMKDPTNGYYNVRAHEDRPASRAVLYADYRAPGPARFDGRPASRLSHSSGYAQLSSYSRAPASDFGPEPPAAGPPNAAGADGAGALSYENYDKFGPHPFPAAAGFPGYRLGYPQAPAGLERTPFEAYDPIGKYATATRFSYTSQHSDFGQRFQQRMQTHV, from the exons GGACCCAGACCCGCTTCAGCCAGGAGCCGGCCGACCAGACGGTGGTGGCGGGCCAGCGGGCCGTGCTCCCCTGCGTGCTGCTCAACTACTCGGGCATCGTGCAATGGACCAAGGACGGGCTGGCGCTGGGCATGGGCCAGGGCCTCAAAG CGTGGCCACGGTACCGGGTCGTGGGCTCCGCGGACGCTGGCCAGTACAACCTGGAGATCACGGACGCCGAGCTGTCCGACGACGCGTCCTACGAGTGCCAGGCCACGGAGGCCGCCCTGCGCTCGCGGCGGGCCAAGCTCACCGTGCTGA TCCCCCCCGAGGACACCAGGATCGACGGCGGCCCCGTGCTCCTGCTGCAGGCCGGCACCCCGCACAACCTCACCTGCCGAGCCTTCAACGCCAAGCCGGCCGCCACCATCATCTGGTTCCGGGACGGGACGCAGCAGGAGGGCGCCGTGGCCAGCACG GAACTGCTGAAGGACGGCAAGAGAGAGACCACCGTCAGCCAGCTGCTCATTAACCCCACAGACCTGGACATCGGGCGCGTGTTCACCTGCCGCAGCGTGAACGAGGCCGTCCCGACTGGCAAGGAGACCTCCATCGAGCTGGACGTGCACC ACCCTCCCACGGTGACCCTGTCCATCGAGCCACAGACGGTGCAGGAGGGCGAGCGTGTCGTCTTCACGTGCCAGGCCACGGCCAACCCCGAGATCCTGGGCTACAG GTGGGCCAAGGGCGGGTTCGTGATCGAGGACGCCCACGAGAGTCGCTACGAGACCAACGTGGACTATTCCTTCTTCACGGAGCCGGTGTCCTGTGAGGTCCACAACAAAGTGGGCAGCACCAACGTCAGCACCTTGGTGAACGTGCACT TCGCCCCCCGGATCGTCGTGGACCCCAAGCCCACGACCACAGACATCGGCTCCGACGTGACGCTCACCTGCGTCTGGGTGGGCAATCCccccctcaccctcacctggACCAAAAAGGATTCAAACATG gggcccaggcctCCTGGCTCCCCACCCGAGGCTGCTCTCTCTGCCCAGGTCCTGAGTAACAGCAACCAGCTGCTGTTGAAGTCCGTGACCCAGGCCGATGCCGGCACCTACACCTGCCGCGCCATCGTGCCTCGGATCGGCGTGGCCGAGAGGGAGGTGCCCCTCTACGTGAATG GGCCGCCCATCATCTCCAGCGAGGCGGTGCAGTACGCCGTCAGGGGCGACGGCGGCAAGGTGGAGTGCTTCATCGGGAGCACGCCGCCCCCCGACCGCATC GCCTGGGCATGGAAGGAGAACTTCCTGGAGGTGGGGACCCTGGAGCGCTACACGGTGGAGCGGACCAACTCGGGCAGCGGGGTGCTGTCCACCCTCACCATCAACAACGTCATGGAGGCCGACTTTCAGACCCACTACAACTGCACGGCCTGGAACAGCTTTGGGCCGGGCACGGCCATCATCCAGCTGGAAGAGCGAG aAGTGCTGCCCGTGGGCGTCATCGCGGGGGCCACCATTGGCGCGGGCGTCCTGCTCACCTTCTTCTTCATCGCCCTGGTGTTTTTCCTCTACCGCCGCCGCAAAGGCA gCCGCAAGGATGTGACCCTGCGGAAGCTGGACATCAAGGTGGAGACCGTGAACCGCGAGCCGCTCACGATGCATTCCGACCGGGAGGATGACACTGCCAGCGTGTCCACTGCCACTCGGGTCATGAAGGCCATCTACTCG TCCTTCAAGGATGACGTGGACCTGAAGCAGGACCTGCGCTGCGACGCCATGGACACGCGGGAGGAGTACGAGATGAAG GACCCCACCAACGGCTACTACAACGTGCGCGCCCACGAGGACCGGCCTGCGTCCCGGGCCGTGCTCTACGCCGACTACCGCGCCCCGGGGCCCGCGCGCTTCGACGgccgccccgcctcccgcctGTCGCACTCGAGCGGCTACGCGCAGCTCAGCTCCTACAGCCGCGCCCCCGCGTCCGACTTCGGGCCGGAGCCCCCCGCCGCCGGGCCCCCTAACGCCGCGGGCGCCGACGGGGCGGGCGCGCTGTCCTACGAGAACTACGACAAGTTCGGCCCGCACCCGTTCCCCGCGGCCGCCGGCTTCCCGGGCTACCGGCTGGGCTACCCGCAGGCGCCGGCCGGGCTGGAGCGGACCCCGTTCGAGGCCTACGACCCCATCGGCAAGTACGCGACGGCCACGCGCTTCTCCTACACGTCGCAGCACTCGGACTTCGGGCAGCGCTTCCAGCAGCGCATGCAGACGCACGTGTAG
- the KIRREL1 gene encoding kin of IRRE-like protein 1 isoform X2, translated as MLSLLVWILTLSDTFSQGTQTRFSQEPADQTVVAGQRAVLPCVLLNYSGIVQWTKDGLALGMGQGLKAWPRYRVVGSADAGQYNLEITDAELSDDASYECQATEAALRSRRAKLTVLIPPEDTRIDGGPVLLLQAGTPHNLTCRAFNAKPAATIIWFRDGTQQEGAVASTELLKDGKRETTVSQLLINPTDLDIGRVFTCRSVNEAVPTGKETSIELDVHHPPTVTLSIEPQTVQEGERVVFTCQATANPEILGYRWAKGGFVIEDAHESRYETNVDYSFFTEPVSCEVHNKVGSTNVSTLVNVHFAPRIVVDPKPTTTDIGSDVTLTCVWVGNPPLTLTWTKKDSNMVLSNSNQLLLKSVTQADAGTYTCRAIVPRIGVAEREVPLYVNGPPIISSEAVQYAVRGDGGKVECFIGSTPPPDRIAWAWKENFLEVGTLERYTVERTNSGSGVLSTLTINNVMEADFQTHYNCTAWNSFGPGTAIIQLEEREVLPVGVIAGATIGAGVLLTFFFIALVFFLYRRRKGSRKDVTLRKLDIKVETVNREPLTMHSDREDDTASVSTATRVMKAIYSSFKDDVDLKQDLRCDAMDTREEYEMKDPTNGYYNVRAHEDRPASRAVLYADYRAPGPARFDGRPASRLSHSSGYAQLSSYSRAPASDFGPEPPAAGPPNAAGADGAGALSYENYDKFGPHPFPAAAGFPGYRLGYPQAPAGLERTPFEAYDPIGKYATATRFSYTSQHSDFGQRFQQRMQTHV; from the exons GGACCCAGACCCGCTTCAGCCAGGAGCCGGCCGACCAGACGGTGGTGGCGGGCCAGCGGGCCGTGCTCCCCTGCGTGCTGCTCAACTACTCGGGCATCGTGCAATGGACCAAGGACGGGCTGGCGCTGGGCATGGGCCAGGGCCTCAAAG CGTGGCCACGGTACCGGGTCGTGGGCTCCGCGGACGCTGGCCAGTACAACCTGGAGATCACGGACGCCGAGCTGTCCGACGACGCGTCCTACGAGTGCCAGGCCACGGAGGCCGCCCTGCGCTCGCGGCGGGCCAAGCTCACCGTGCTGA TCCCCCCCGAGGACACCAGGATCGACGGCGGCCCCGTGCTCCTGCTGCAGGCCGGCACCCCGCACAACCTCACCTGCCGAGCCTTCAACGCCAAGCCGGCCGCCACCATCATCTGGTTCCGGGACGGGACGCAGCAGGAGGGCGCCGTGGCCAGCACG GAACTGCTGAAGGACGGCAAGAGAGAGACCACCGTCAGCCAGCTGCTCATTAACCCCACAGACCTGGACATCGGGCGCGTGTTCACCTGCCGCAGCGTGAACGAGGCCGTCCCGACTGGCAAGGAGACCTCCATCGAGCTGGACGTGCACC ACCCTCCCACGGTGACCCTGTCCATCGAGCCACAGACGGTGCAGGAGGGCGAGCGTGTCGTCTTCACGTGCCAGGCCACGGCCAACCCCGAGATCCTGGGCTACAG GTGGGCCAAGGGCGGGTTCGTGATCGAGGACGCCCACGAGAGTCGCTACGAGACCAACGTGGACTATTCCTTCTTCACGGAGCCGGTGTCCTGTGAGGTCCACAACAAAGTGGGCAGCACCAACGTCAGCACCTTGGTGAACGTGCACT TCGCCCCCCGGATCGTCGTGGACCCCAAGCCCACGACCACAGACATCGGCTCCGACGTGACGCTCACCTGCGTCTGGGTGGGCAATCCccccctcaccctcacctggACCAAAAAGGATTCAAACATG GTCCTGAGTAACAGCAACCAGCTGCTGTTGAAGTCCGTGACCCAGGCCGATGCCGGCACCTACACCTGCCGCGCCATCGTGCCTCGGATCGGCGTGGCCGAGAGGGAGGTGCCCCTCTACGTGAATG GGCCGCCCATCATCTCCAGCGAGGCGGTGCAGTACGCCGTCAGGGGCGACGGCGGCAAGGTGGAGTGCTTCATCGGGAGCACGCCGCCCCCCGACCGCATC GCCTGGGCATGGAAGGAGAACTTCCTGGAGGTGGGGACCCTGGAGCGCTACACGGTGGAGCGGACCAACTCGGGCAGCGGGGTGCTGTCCACCCTCACCATCAACAACGTCATGGAGGCCGACTTTCAGACCCACTACAACTGCACGGCCTGGAACAGCTTTGGGCCGGGCACGGCCATCATCCAGCTGGAAGAGCGAG aAGTGCTGCCCGTGGGCGTCATCGCGGGGGCCACCATTGGCGCGGGCGTCCTGCTCACCTTCTTCTTCATCGCCCTGGTGTTTTTCCTCTACCGCCGCCGCAAAGGCA gCCGCAAGGATGTGACCCTGCGGAAGCTGGACATCAAGGTGGAGACCGTGAACCGCGAGCCGCTCACGATGCATTCCGACCGGGAGGATGACACTGCCAGCGTGTCCACTGCCACTCGGGTCATGAAGGCCATCTACTCG TCCTTCAAGGATGACGTGGACCTGAAGCAGGACCTGCGCTGCGACGCCATGGACACGCGGGAGGAGTACGAGATGAAG GACCCCACCAACGGCTACTACAACGTGCGCGCCCACGAGGACCGGCCTGCGTCCCGGGCCGTGCTCTACGCCGACTACCGCGCCCCGGGGCCCGCGCGCTTCGACGgccgccccgcctcccgcctGTCGCACTCGAGCGGCTACGCGCAGCTCAGCTCCTACAGCCGCGCCCCCGCGTCCGACTTCGGGCCGGAGCCCCCCGCCGCCGGGCCCCCTAACGCCGCGGGCGCCGACGGGGCGGGCGCGCTGTCCTACGAGAACTACGACAAGTTCGGCCCGCACCCGTTCCCCGCGGCCGCCGGCTTCCCGGGCTACCGGCTGGGCTACCCGCAGGCGCCGGCCGGGCTGGAGCGGACCCCGTTCGAGGCCTACGACCCCATCGGCAAGTACGCGACGGCCACGCGCTTCTCCTACACGTCGCAGCACTCGGACTTCGGGCAGCGCTTCCAGCAGCGCATGCAGACGCACGTGTAG